The following are encoded in a window of Amaranthus tricolor cultivar Red isolate AtriRed21 chromosome 2, ASM2621246v1, whole genome shotgun sequence genomic DNA:
- the LOC130805479 gene encoding uncharacterized protein LOC130805479 has translation MSSESTPFDLNSDHTSPYYLHPSDASFILVSEPFSGTNFNDWKRAVVIALSAKNKLAFVDGSIPKPEPNSPTIKCWDRVNNTLMTWFMKILDQPIARSVLHFPTAFDIWNNLHERFGQTSGTQIFSIFQQLADTEQGYDSISSFYTKLKILWDEHDAIQPLPSCVCNGCTCRITSKLLKIQEEQRLIIFLMKLSSSFTQVRSNLLMQYPLPAISHAYRLLIQEEQHRHYSEFTTETPHAFLGNNSV, from the coding sequence ATGTCTTCAGAATCTACCCCTTTTGATCTCAATTCTGATCATACATCACCATATTATCTACACCCCAGTGATGCTAGTTTCATTCTTGTGTCTGAACCTTTCTCTGGAACCAATTTTAACGATTGGAAACGTGCTGTTGTCATTGCCCTTTCTGCAAAGAACAAATTAGCCTTTGTTGATGGCTCCATTCCTAAACCAGAACCCAATTCACCTACAATCAAATGTTGGGATAGAGTAAATAACACTCTCATGACTTGGTTCATGAAAATTCTTGATCAACCTATTGCAAGAAGTGTTCTACATTTTCCCACTGCTTTTGATATCTGGAACAATCTGCATGAAAGGTTTGGACAAACATCAGGCACACAAATCTTTTCCATCTTTCAACAGTTGGCTGATACTGAGCAAGGTTATGACTCTATTTCCTCTTTCTATACTAAACTTAAAATCTTATGGGATGAACACGATGCCATACAACCCTTGCCTTCTTGTGTCTGTAATGGCTGCACTTGCAGAATCACTTCCAAGCTTCTAAAAATACAAGAAGAACAAAGGcttataatttttctaatgaAACTTAGCTCCTCCTTTACACAAGTTAGATCTAACCTGCTTATGCAATATCCGCTGCCTGCTATAAGCCATGCTTACAGACTCTTAATACAAGAGGAACAACATAGACACTACTCTGAATTTACAACTGAGACTCCTCACGCTTTCTTGGGCAACAACAGTGTCTAG
- the LOC130805480 gene encoding uncharacterized mitochondrial protein AtMg00810-like, whose translation MSSIRCIIAIAASKQWDIWQLDVNNAFLHGDLHEEVYMKAPHGLSNPSGKICLLQKSLYGLKQASRQWFAKLTSELISRGYTQSKNDYSLFLKTAMILKVVDDILITGNDSKGISQLKSHLHHIFTIKDLGKLHFFLGIEVGYTTSGISLTQTKYTRELLSHCNIQDLTPTVTPLPQNIKLHQQEGELYHDPTYYRTMVGKMNFLTHTRPDLAFTVQHLSQFLQEPRAPHVAALHHALRYIAATEGQGILLNSSGQLTLQAFSDSDWAACPNTRRSVTGYVLMLGSSPITWKSKKQSTVSKSSSEAEYRAMSSAASEVTWMVRLLQELQVPITKPVILHCDNMSAIHIARNPIYHERTKHIEIDCHFTREKVLEGLIQLTYLPTSSQLADIWARAGSAYMHHEHNLLIARHYKIITRYDMT comes from the exons ATGTCCAGTATACGTTGCATCATAGCAATAGCAGCATCCAAGCAATGGGATATATGgcaattggatgtaaacaatGCGTTCCTCCATGGTGATTTGCATGAAGAGGTGTACATGAAGGCTCCTCATGGTTTGTCCAATCCTTCTGGCAAGATCTGCTTACTACAAAAATCCCTTTATGGTCTTAAACAAGCTTCAAGGCAATGGTTTGCAAAGCTCACTTCAGAATTGATTTCCCGAGGATACACTCAGTCCAAAAATGATTATAGTCTGTTCCTTAAGACA GCAATGATTCTAAAGGTTGTTGATGATATTCTTATAACAGGCAATGATTCTAAAGGTATTTCTCAACTTAAGTCTCACCTTCATCACATCTTTACAATAAAAGACTTAGGCAAACTTCATTTCTTCTTGGGCATTGAAGTTGGGTACACCACCTCTGGGATAAGCCTCACTCAGACCAAATATACAAGAGAACTCCTTTCCCATTGCAACATTCAAGATCTTACACCTACTGTCACTCCTCTTCCTCAAAACATCAAGCTTCATCAACAAGAGGGTGAATTATATCATGATCCTACATACTACAGAACTATGGTGGGTAAGATGAATTTCTTAACTCACACTAGGCCTGATTTGGCATTCACAGTTCAACATTTGAGTCAATTTTTACAAGAACCCAGAGCACCTCATGTTGCAGCCCTCCACCATGCCTTGAGATATATTGCTGCTACTGAAGGGCAAGGTATCCTCCTAAATAGTTCTGGACAACTTACCTTACAGGCTTTTAGTGATTCTGATTGGGCCGCCTGTCCCAACACCAGGAGATCTGTTACTGGTTATGTTTTGATGCTTGGCTCTTCTCCCATAACTTGGAAATCTAAGAAACAAAGTACTGTCTCTAAATCATCAAGTGAGGCAGAATATAGAGCTATGTCCTCTGCTGCTAGTGAAGTAACATGGATGGTCAGGCTCCTCCAAGAACTTCAGGTTCCCATCACCAAACCAGTTATCCTGCATTGTGACAATATGAGTGCAATTCACATTGCAAGAAATCCCATATATCATGAAAGGACAAAGCACATAGAAATAGATTGCCATTTCACAAGGGAGAAAGTTTTAGAAGGACTCATTCAACTCACTTATCTTCCAACATCCTCTCAACTTGCTGAT